The following are from one region of the Magallana gigas chromosome 6, xbMagGiga1.1, whole genome shotgun sequence genome:
- the LOC105338683 gene encoding AP-3 complex subunit beta-2 isoform X1 translates to MTSNSFQLGGTGFGNDKAPSTGSGEGDFTNDPASSGFFSENFKRHEDLKAMLDGNKDNLKLDAMKRIIGMVAKGKDASDLFPAVVKNVVSKNLEVKKLVYVYLTRYAEEQQDLALLSISTFQRALKDPNQLIRASALRVLSSIRVLMISPIMMLAIKEAVMDMSPYVRKTAAHAIPKLYSLDPESKEQLVEVIEKLLGDKTTLVAGSAIQAFEEVCPERIDLIHKNYRKLCNLLVDVEEWGQVVIVGMMTRYARTQFVSPNQEGAGEDGKNFYESEEDEDEKEETEENEDEPKKKPYIMDSDHRLLLRQTKPLLNSRNAAVVMSVAQLYHHCAPKSEVGVVAKALIRLLRGHKEVQYIVLSNIATMTVARRDMFEAYLKSFYIRSSDPTHIKLLKLEILTSLATETNISVILRELQTYVTSTDKEFAAATIQAIGRCASNIAEITDTCLSGLVHLMSNRDESVVAESVVVIKKLLQMQSTGKGRKTTTEHKDIITHMAKMVDEITVPMARASILWLIGEYSERVPKIAPDVLRKMAKSFIDEEDIVKLQILNLAAKMCITNSKQTRLLCQYVFNLAKYDQNYDIRDRSRFLRQLILPAEKGPLAKHAKKILLASKPAPVLQSKFEDRDQYQLGTLSHILNNKTTGYKDLPEWPEEAPDPSVRNVEIPVPEVTTKKSERKKATKDKSFYSESESSSEDEDSDEESDDSDEDEESEEESEEESDDEDESEEEDESEDSDIPQKNNAPPKQSAPKKAPKVEKSESEEEESSSEEESSSEESEEEKPPPKSKASKKKPAKETKAANQNNTDLLLDIDLFGSSNGVTSSGGTQGSILTPSMASAMSNLTISGASSTSSSNFVQPMNIPLKSYDLLNRMTGNGLGITYKFTRTISVFSPKMVSIELTLTNHGESPLSGIKVGKKTLQPGMEIQDFPEIASLGTGASTSVLMAINFNDTTQPAKFEICTLEQTFKVSITAPVGELLQPHTMGLQDFTQQQGKLKGMTENTGKVTLPKEKSDAKSVVTNVLTVANMLQVPSSESDTVYRFAAKTMSEGVLVLVSVSVNEESANIVVNCEKMVIGTMLLKDLKSLLAKS, encoded by the exons ATGACGTCCAATAGCTTTCAGTTGGGTGGTACTGGATTTGGAAATGACAAGGCCCCGTCTACCGGCAGTGGAGAGGGTGACTTCACAAATGACCCAGCTAGTAGCGGTTTCTTTTCTGAGAATTTTAAACG ACATGAAGATCTTAAAGCCATGCTTGATGGAAATAAGGATAACCTAAAGCTGGATGCTATGAAGAGAATTATAGGG ATGGTAGCAAAGGGGAAAGATGCTTCAGATCTATTTCCAGCTGTTGTGAAAAATGTGGTTTCCAAAAACTTAGAG gTCAAGAAGCTTGTGTATGTCTACCTGACAAGGTATGCTGAGGAGCAGCAGGACCTGGCCCTCTTGTCCATCAGCACATTTCAGCGAGCACTCAAGGACCCCAATCAGCTGATCAGAGCCAGTGCCCTGAGGGTCCTGTCCAGTATCCGTGTCCTCATGATCTCCCCCATCATGATGCTGGCTATCAAAGAGGCTGTGATGGATATGTCACCGTATGTCAGAAAGACAGCAGCTCATGCCATCCCAAAGCTTTACAG CCTGGACCCTGAAAGCAAGGAGCAGCTTGTTGAAGTGATTGAGAAGTTGCTAGGAGACAAGACCACT TTAGTAGCTGGGAGTGCCATACAAGCCTTTGAGGAGGTATGTCCAGAGAGAATTGACCTGATTCACAAGAATTACAGAAAACTGTGCAATCTGTTGGTGGATGTAGAAGAATGGGGTCAAGTGGTCATTGTTGGGATGATGACTCGCTATGCTAGGACCCAGTTTGTCTCGCCCAATCAAGAG GGTGCTGGAGAAGATGGCAAGAATTTCTATGAATCAGAGGAGGATGAGGATGAAAAGGAGGAAACAGAAGAAAATGAAGATGAGCCTAAGAAGAAGCCGTACATTATGGATTCAGATCATCGCCTGTTACTTAGACAGACCAAACCACTGCTCAACAGTCGCAATGCCGCA GTTGTAATGTCTGTGGCACAACTTTACCATCACTGTGCTCCCAAGTCAGAAGTGGGCGTAGTGGCCAAGGCTCTGATTCGCCTACTGAGAGGTCACAA GGAGGTCCAGTACATTGTGCTGAGCAACATTGCGACCATGACTGTCGCACGGAGA gacATGTTTGAGGCTTACTTGAAAAGTTTCTATATAAGGTCGAGTGACCCAACTCACATTAAGCTTCTGAAG CTTGAAATTCTGACCAGTTTAGCTACTGAGACCAACATTTCCGTAATTCTAAGAGAACTACAG ACATACGTCACCAGTACTGACAAGGAGTTTGCTGCAGCCACTATCCAGGCCATTGGGCGATGTGCCAGCAACATCGCAGAAATCACAGACACCTGTCTCAGTGGACTAGTCCATCTCATGTCCAACAGGGATG agaGTGTTGTAGCAGAGAGCGTGGTGGTGATAAAAAAGCTGCTTCAAATGCAG TCAACAGGAAAGGGACGTAAAACG ACCACAGAACATAAAGACATCATAACACACATGGCAAAGATGGTGGACGAGATCACCGTCCCCATGGCGAGAGCCAGCATCCTGTGGTTGATCGGGGAGTACAGTGAGAGGGTGCCCAAAATAGCCCCCGATGTTCTCAGGAAAATGGCCAAGTCATTCATAGATGAG GAGGACATAGTTAAATTACAGATCCTTAACTTGGCTGCCAAAATGTGTATCACCAACTCCAAACAGACCCGCCTCCTGTGTCAGTATGTGTTCAATCTAGCCAAGTACGACCAGAACTATGACATCCGAGACAGGTCTCGATTTCTCAGACAGCTGATTCTCCCTGCTGAAAAAGGACCACTAGCAAAACATGCCAAAAAAATACTGCTAGCCTCGAAACCTGCCCCAGTtcttcaatcaaaatttgaag ACCGAGATCAGTATCAGCTGGGAACCCTCTCTCACATTCTGAACAACAAAACAACGGGATACAAAGACCTCCCAGAGTGGCCCGAGGAAGCACCTGACCCCTCGGTCAGGAATGTGGAGATCCCTGTCCCAGAAGTCACCACCAAAAAAAGTGAAAGAAAGAAGGCCACAAAAGATAAAAGCTTCTACTCGGAATCAGAGTCAAGCTCAGAAG atgAAGATTCAGATGAAGAGAGTGATGATTCTGATGAGGATGAAGAAAGTGAAGAGGAAAGTGAGGAGGAATCAGATGATGAAGATGAAAGTGAGGAAGAAGACGAGTCTGAGGATTCAGACATTCCTCAGAAAAACAATGCTCCTCCTAAACAAAGTGCACCCAAGAAAGCACCCAAAGTAGAGAAGAGTGAAAGTGAAGAGGAGGAAAGTTCCTCTGAAGAGGAGAGCTCCTCGGAGGAAAGTGAGGAGGAAAAACCCCCACCCAAGTCCAAGGCCAGCAAAAAg AAACCAGCCAAGGAAACAAAAGCAGCCAATCAGAACAACACAGATTTATTACTGGATATAGATTTAT TTGGATCTTCTAATGGTGTGACCAGCAGTGGAGGCACCCAAGGAAGTATTCTGACCCCCAGTATGGCCAGCGCCATGAGTAACTTGACAATAAGTGGGGCATCGTCTACCAGTTCTTCAAAT TTTGTTCAGCCTATGAACATCCCCCTAAAGTCCTATGACCTCCTGAACAGGATGACTGGCAATGGACTAGGAATTACTTACAAGTTTACCAGGACCATTTCTGTGTTCTCTCCCAAAATGGTTTCCATAGAACTCACCTTAACAAACCATGGGGAAAGTCCATTATCAGGCATCAAAGTGGGCAAAAAG ACTTTACAACCTGGTATGGAAATACAAGACTTCCCTGAAATAG CATCCCTAGGAACGGGAGCCTCCACCTCAGTCCTTATGGCCATCAATTTCAATGACACCACACAGCCAGCCAAGTTTGAGATTTGTACGCTAGAGCAAACATTTAAAGTCAGTATAACGGCTCCCGTGGGGGAACTACTACAACCCCACACCATGGGCCTCCAGGATTTCACCCAGCAGCAAG GTAAACTTAAAGGAATGACAGAGAACACAGGAAAAGTAACATTACCGAAGGAGAAGTCTGATGCCAAGTCTGTGGTGACAAACGTCCTTACAGTGGCCAACATGCTCCAGGTGCCGTCTAGTGAATCGGACACGGTCTATCGTTTTGCGGCCAAAACCATGAGTGAAGGAGTGTTAGTGCTTGTATCTGTGTCAGTGAACGAGGAATCGGCAAACATTGTGGTCAACTGCGAGAAGATGGTGATCGGGACTATGTTACTTAAAGACCTCAAATCTCTACTGGCAAAGAGCTAG
- the LOC105338683 gene encoding AP-3 complex subunit beta-2 isoform X2: MTSNSFQLGGTGFGNDKAPSTGSGEGDFTNDPASSGFFSENFKRHEDLKAMLDGNKDNLKLDAMKRIIGMVAKGKDASDLFPAVVKNVVSKNLEVKKLVYVYLTRYAEEQQDLALLSISTFQRALKDPNQLIRASALRVLSSIRVLMISPIMMLAIKEAVMDMSPYVRKTAAHAIPKLYSLDPESKEQLVEVIEKLLGDKTTLVAGSAIQAFEEVCPERIDLIHKNYRKLCNLLVDVEEWGQVVIVGMMTRYARTQFVSPNQEGAGEDGKNFYESEEDEDEKEETEENEDEPKKKPYIMDSDHRLLLRQTKPLLNSRNAAVVMSVAQLYHHCAPKSEVGVVAKALIRLLRGHKEVQYIVLSNIATMTVARRDMFEAYLKSFYIRSSDPTHIKLLKLEILTSLATETNISVILRELQTYVTSTDKEFAAATIQAIGRCASNIAEITDTCLSGLVHLMSNRDESVVAESVVVIKKLLQMQTTEHKDIITHMAKMVDEITVPMARASILWLIGEYSERVPKIAPDVLRKMAKSFIDEEDIVKLQILNLAAKMCITNSKQTRLLCQYVFNLAKYDQNYDIRDRSRFLRQLILPAEKGPLAKHAKKILLASKPAPVLQSKFEDRDQYQLGTLSHILNNKTTGYKDLPEWPEEAPDPSVRNVEIPVPEVTTKKSERKKATKDKSFYSESESSSEDEDSDEESDDSDEDEESEEESEEESDDEDESEEEDESEDSDIPQKNNAPPKQSAPKKAPKVEKSESEEEESSSEEESSSEESEEEKPPPKSKASKKKPAKETKAANQNNTDLLLDIDLFGSSNGVTSSGGTQGSILTPSMASAMSNLTISGASSTSSSNFVQPMNIPLKSYDLLNRMTGNGLGITYKFTRTISVFSPKMVSIELTLTNHGESPLSGIKVGKKTLQPGMEIQDFPEIASLGTGASTSVLMAINFNDTTQPAKFEICTLEQTFKVSITAPVGELLQPHTMGLQDFTQQQGKLKGMTENTGKVTLPKEKSDAKSVVTNVLTVANMLQVPSSESDTVYRFAAKTMSEGVLVLVSVSVNEESANIVVNCEKMVIGTMLLKDLKSLLAKS; this comes from the exons ATGACGTCCAATAGCTTTCAGTTGGGTGGTACTGGATTTGGAAATGACAAGGCCCCGTCTACCGGCAGTGGAGAGGGTGACTTCACAAATGACCCAGCTAGTAGCGGTTTCTTTTCTGAGAATTTTAAACG ACATGAAGATCTTAAAGCCATGCTTGATGGAAATAAGGATAACCTAAAGCTGGATGCTATGAAGAGAATTATAGGG ATGGTAGCAAAGGGGAAAGATGCTTCAGATCTATTTCCAGCTGTTGTGAAAAATGTGGTTTCCAAAAACTTAGAG gTCAAGAAGCTTGTGTATGTCTACCTGACAAGGTATGCTGAGGAGCAGCAGGACCTGGCCCTCTTGTCCATCAGCACATTTCAGCGAGCACTCAAGGACCCCAATCAGCTGATCAGAGCCAGTGCCCTGAGGGTCCTGTCCAGTATCCGTGTCCTCATGATCTCCCCCATCATGATGCTGGCTATCAAAGAGGCTGTGATGGATATGTCACCGTATGTCAGAAAGACAGCAGCTCATGCCATCCCAAAGCTTTACAG CCTGGACCCTGAAAGCAAGGAGCAGCTTGTTGAAGTGATTGAGAAGTTGCTAGGAGACAAGACCACT TTAGTAGCTGGGAGTGCCATACAAGCCTTTGAGGAGGTATGTCCAGAGAGAATTGACCTGATTCACAAGAATTACAGAAAACTGTGCAATCTGTTGGTGGATGTAGAAGAATGGGGTCAAGTGGTCATTGTTGGGATGATGACTCGCTATGCTAGGACCCAGTTTGTCTCGCCCAATCAAGAG GGTGCTGGAGAAGATGGCAAGAATTTCTATGAATCAGAGGAGGATGAGGATGAAAAGGAGGAAACAGAAGAAAATGAAGATGAGCCTAAGAAGAAGCCGTACATTATGGATTCAGATCATCGCCTGTTACTTAGACAGACCAAACCACTGCTCAACAGTCGCAATGCCGCA GTTGTAATGTCTGTGGCACAACTTTACCATCACTGTGCTCCCAAGTCAGAAGTGGGCGTAGTGGCCAAGGCTCTGATTCGCCTACTGAGAGGTCACAA GGAGGTCCAGTACATTGTGCTGAGCAACATTGCGACCATGACTGTCGCACGGAGA gacATGTTTGAGGCTTACTTGAAAAGTTTCTATATAAGGTCGAGTGACCCAACTCACATTAAGCTTCTGAAG CTTGAAATTCTGACCAGTTTAGCTACTGAGACCAACATTTCCGTAATTCTAAGAGAACTACAG ACATACGTCACCAGTACTGACAAGGAGTTTGCTGCAGCCACTATCCAGGCCATTGGGCGATGTGCCAGCAACATCGCAGAAATCACAGACACCTGTCTCAGTGGACTAGTCCATCTCATGTCCAACAGGGATG agaGTGTTGTAGCAGAGAGCGTGGTGGTGATAAAAAAGCTGCTTCAAATGCAG ACCACAGAACATAAAGACATCATAACACACATGGCAAAGATGGTGGACGAGATCACCGTCCCCATGGCGAGAGCCAGCATCCTGTGGTTGATCGGGGAGTACAGTGAGAGGGTGCCCAAAATAGCCCCCGATGTTCTCAGGAAAATGGCCAAGTCATTCATAGATGAG GAGGACATAGTTAAATTACAGATCCTTAACTTGGCTGCCAAAATGTGTATCACCAACTCCAAACAGACCCGCCTCCTGTGTCAGTATGTGTTCAATCTAGCCAAGTACGACCAGAACTATGACATCCGAGACAGGTCTCGATTTCTCAGACAGCTGATTCTCCCTGCTGAAAAAGGACCACTAGCAAAACATGCCAAAAAAATACTGCTAGCCTCGAAACCTGCCCCAGTtcttcaatcaaaatttgaag ACCGAGATCAGTATCAGCTGGGAACCCTCTCTCACATTCTGAACAACAAAACAACGGGATACAAAGACCTCCCAGAGTGGCCCGAGGAAGCACCTGACCCCTCGGTCAGGAATGTGGAGATCCCTGTCCCAGAAGTCACCACCAAAAAAAGTGAAAGAAAGAAGGCCACAAAAGATAAAAGCTTCTACTCGGAATCAGAGTCAAGCTCAGAAG atgAAGATTCAGATGAAGAGAGTGATGATTCTGATGAGGATGAAGAAAGTGAAGAGGAAAGTGAGGAGGAATCAGATGATGAAGATGAAAGTGAGGAAGAAGACGAGTCTGAGGATTCAGACATTCCTCAGAAAAACAATGCTCCTCCTAAACAAAGTGCACCCAAGAAAGCACCCAAAGTAGAGAAGAGTGAAAGTGAAGAGGAGGAAAGTTCCTCTGAAGAGGAGAGCTCCTCGGAGGAAAGTGAGGAGGAAAAACCCCCACCCAAGTCCAAGGCCAGCAAAAAg AAACCAGCCAAGGAAACAAAAGCAGCCAATCAGAACAACACAGATTTATTACTGGATATAGATTTAT TTGGATCTTCTAATGGTGTGACCAGCAGTGGAGGCACCCAAGGAAGTATTCTGACCCCCAGTATGGCCAGCGCCATGAGTAACTTGACAATAAGTGGGGCATCGTCTACCAGTTCTTCAAAT TTTGTTCAGCCTATGAACATCCCCCTAAAGTCCTATGACCTCCTGAACAGGATGACTGGCAATGGACTAGGAATTACTTACAAGTTTACCAGGACCATTTCTGTGTTCTCTCCCAAAATGGTTTCCATAGAACTCACCTTAACAAACCATGGGGAAAGTCCATTATCAGGCATCAAAGTGGGCAAAAAG ACTTTACAACCTGGTATGGAAATACAAGACTTCCCTGAAATAG CATCCCTAGGAACGGGAGCCTCCACCTCAGTCCTTATGGCCATCAATTTCAATGACACCACACAGCCAGCCAAGTTTGAGATTTGTACGCTAGAGCAAACATTTAAAGTCAGTATAACGGCTCCCGTGGGGGAACTACTACAACCCCACACCATGGGCCTCCAGGATTTCACCCAGCAGCAAG GTAAACTTAAAGGAATGACAGAGAACACAGGAAAAGTAACATTACCGAAGGAGAAGTCTGATGCCAAGTCTGTGGTGACAAACGTCCTTACAGTGGCCAACATGCTCCAGGTGCCGTCTAGTGAATCGGACACGGTCTATCGTTTTGCGGCCAAAACCATGAGTGAAGGAGTGTTAGTGCTTGTATCTGTGTCAGTGAACGAGGAATCGGCAAACATTGTGGTCAACTGCGAGAAGATGGTGATCGGGACTATGTTACTTAAAGACCTCAAATCTCTACTGGCAAAGAGCTAG